The genomic interval CGCGATGGCGCCGGAGCCGGTGCACAGGTCGACGATGCAGGGCTCGACGACGTCCATCGCGCGGACGGCGTCTATGGCCCAGCCGACGACCGACTCGGTCTCGGGGCGCGGGACGAACACCCCGGGACCCACCTGGAGCTCCAGGTAGCGGAAGTACGCCCGGCCGGTGATGTGCTGGAGCGGCTCGCGGGCCTCGCGGCGGGCGATGACCTCCCAGTACCGGGCGTCGAAGTCGGCGTCCTTGACCGTGTGCAGCTCGCCGCGCTTGACGCCGTGCACGAACGCGGCGAGCTCCTCCGCGTCGGTGCGCGGCGAGGGCACGCCCGCGTCGGCGAGCCGCTGGGTGGCCTGGGCCACCTCGGCGAGCAGCAGGTTCACTGGTCCTCCGGACTGTCTACGGGGCTTACGCGGCGGCGAGCTTGGCGGCCGAGTCCGCGTCGACGCAGGCCTGGATCACCGCGTCGAGGTCGCCGTCCAGGACCTGGTCCAGGTTGTACGCCTTGAAGCCGACGCGGTGGTCCGAGATGCGGTTCTCCGGGAAGTTGTACGTGCGGATCTTCTCGGAGCGGTCGACGGTGCGGACCTGGCTGCGGCGGGCGTCGGCGGCCTCGCGCTCCGCCTCCTCCTGCGCCATGGCGAGGAGCCTGGAGCGCAGGATACGCAGGGCCTGCTCCTTGTTCTGCAGCTGGCTCTTCTCGTTCTGGCAGGAGGCGACGACGCCGGTCGGGAGGTGCGTGATGCGCACGGCGGAGTCCGTGGTGTTCACCGACTGCCCGCCGGGGCCGGACGAGCGGTAGACGTCGATGCGCAGGTCGTTCGGGTTGATCTCGACGTCGACCTCCTCCGCCTCGGGGGTCACCAGGACGCCCGCGGCCGAGGTGTGGATGCGGCCCTGCGACTCGGTGGCGGGCACCCGCTGCACGCGGTGCACCCCGCCCTCGTACTTCAGCCGGGCCCACACGCCCTGGCCGGGTTCGGTCTGCCCGCGGGACTTCACCGCGACCTGGACGTCCTTGTAGCCGCCCAGCTCGGACTCGGTGGCGTCGATGATCTCGGTCTTCCAGCCGACGCGCTCGGCGTAGCGCAGGTACATGCGCAGCAGGTCGCCGGCGAACAGGGCGGACTCGTCGCCGCCCGCGCCCGCCTTGATCTCGAGGATGACGTCCTTGTCGTCGCTGGGGTCGCGCGGGACGAGCAGCAGCCGCAGCTTCTCGGTGAGCTGCTCGCGCCGCTGCTCGAGGTCCTTGACCTCGGCGGCGAAGTCCGGGTCGTCGGCGCCCAGTTCACGCGCGGTCTCGATGTCGTCGCCGTGCTGCTTCCAGGAGCGGTACGTGGCGACGATCGGGGTGAGCTCGGCGTAGCGCTTGTTCAGCTTGCGCGCGTTCGCCTGATCGGCGTGGACCGACGGGTCGGCGAGCTTCTTCTCCAGGTCGGCGTGCTCGGCGACGAGTTCCTCGACGGCCTCGAACATCTTGGGCTCCTGCTGGTACGTGGGTGAAGGGGCGGGCGACCAAAAACGCCGGTCCCGGCCTGCCCCCCGGACGGGGGCGCGGCCGTGGACCGGCGATTCGGGGCTCGCTACTTCTTGGAGCCGGCGGCCTTGCCGAAGCGGGCCTCGAAGCGGGCCACACGGCCACCGGTGTCGAGGATCTTCTGCTTGCCCGTGTAGAACGGGTGGCACTCGGAGCAGACCTCGGCGCGGATGTTGCCGCTGGAGATCGTGCTGCGGGTGGTGAACGACGCGCCGCAGGTGCAGCTGACCTGCGTCTCGACGTACTCGGGGTGGATGTCGCGCTTCAAGGTGTCTCCTAGGTTCCGGGAGGGCGCCGGGTCGCCGCCGCGGGATGCGGGAGCGTGAACCGGAGCCGACGTACCAGTCTGCCAGGACTGGGGCCGTCTCCCAAAACGGGGGTGGCCCCGGAATCATTCCCGGGGCCGCCCCGCGGTCCCGCGGACGCGCTGTGGGCTCAGCCCAGCACGTCGTACTGCTGGTAGCCGGTGCCCATGGAGACCCGCGCCGAGAAGAACGGCGCGGTGCTCCGTCCGGTGCCCCGGTAGGCGTACAGCGTGCCGCTCGGGGTGCGGGCCAGCAGGTCCGCCCTGCCGTCGCCGCTGACGTCGCCGACCGTGACGAGGGCGTTGTACGTGGTGCTCTTCCACGTGGCCAGCTTGGTCCGGCCCGTGAAGGAGCCGGAGCCGGCCTTGCCCGTGCCCTTGTACAGGTACAGGTCGCCGGTGCTGCGGACGCGGGCCACCAGGTCGGTCCGGCCGTCGCCGGTGAAGTCGCCGTGGCCGCGCAGGACGTCGAACCCGCCCCAGCCCGTGCCGGTCTTCAGACGCGCCGAGAAGGTGCCGTTGCCCTTGCCCGGGTAGGTCCACAGCACGCCCGCGGAGTCCACCATCAGCAGGTCGGGCACGTAGTCGCCGGTCACGTCACCGGGGGTGACGATCTGCCGGACGGACTTCCAGCCGGTGCTGAGCCGCTTGGTGGCCCAGGTGCCGCTGGAGATCACGTAGTGCGCCCAGTACACGGTGCCGTCGGTGGCGCGGTAGACCAGGTCCTGGTAGCCGTCGCGGTCGAGGTCGGTCTGCAGGACGGTGTTGACGCCCCTCCAGTCCCCCCACTCCTCCTGGGCGGCGAACCGGGAGCTCAGCGAGTTCCGGGAGTAGCCGACGCCCGTGGACTTCTTGCGGGCCCACAGGTCGGCGCGGTGGTCGCCGTTGATGTCGGTGTCGTCGATGCGCGGGTAGGTGGCGCCGACGTAGGTGGTCACCTTGGTGAAGACGCCGTAGGCGCCCTTCGCCACGCAGTCCTCGACGCCCCAGGAGACGACGCCCACGATCCGGTTGCCGACCACGAGCGGGCCGCCGGAGTCGCCGTTGCAGGCGGTGGTGGTGCCGGCGTCGCTGCCGGTGGCGGGCGTGCCCGCGCAGACCATGTGCCCGCGGACGTAGTCGCTGCCCCAGGCTCCGGCGCAGGTGGCGTCGGACTGGATGGGCAGCGTGGCCGTCTTCAGGACGTCGGAGACCTCGTCGTTGGTGGAGGTGGTGCGCCCCCAGCCGTAGACCCGGGCCTTGGTCCCGGCCGCGTACGAGGCGGTGTCGCCCGCCGTCGTCATGCGGATCGGGGTGGCCTTCACCGGCACCGGCAGCGTGAGCACCGCGATGTCGTTGTCGATGGTGGCGTCCTTGTACGCCGGGTGGTGCCACTGCCGCCAGACACCGGTGGCGGTGCCGCCGTGCAGGTCGCCGCCGGCGGAGGGCAGCTGGGCGGTGCCCGTGACGACGGCGCCGTTGGAGTACCAGTCGTAGCCCTTGACGCAGTGCGCGGCGGTGAGGATCTTCGTCGGCGCGACGACGACGCCGCCGCAGAAGAAGCCGAAGTCGTTGGCCTCGTCGTAGTAGTGCAGCTGCGCCATCCAGGGCGCGGAGGCGATCGTGGTGGTGGTGCCACCGATGATCTTCGCGTCGATGCCGGAGTCGCTCTTCGTGGTGGAGCTGAGCGGCGCCTTGTCCTTCGCCCGCGCGGCTTCGTCCGCCGCCATGGCTCCCACGACGCGGCGGGTCAGCTCGGCCTGGGACGGCGACTCCATCGCCGGAGCGACCGTCGGCTGCGGCAGCACGGGCGCGGCCTGGGCGGCCGGCGCCGTCAGCAGCGCCGCGCCGACCGCCGCGGCGGCACCGGCCGCGACGACGGCGATCCGGCGTCTGTGGCGGCCGGATCCGGACATGGGTGTATCCATGCAATTCCCCCCTCGGGATGATGAGTTCGGGCTTGAGATCCCTTCAGGGACAGCCCGAAGCAGCGTGATCGTACACCTGTCCGACGACATCCGTGCACGAAAAACGGCCGCCCCGTTAAGGGACGGCCGTTCGTCGTGCCCGCGCGGGGGCCCGGGAAGGGGGTGACGTCAGTCGCCGTTGCCCGGCGTCGGCGTCGTCTTCTGGATCTGCATGAGGAACTCGACGTTCGACTTGGTCTGCTTCATCTTGTCGAGGAGCAGCTCGATCGCCTGCTGCTGGTCGAGCGCGTGCAGCACCCGGCGCAGCTTCCAGACCACGGCGAGCTCCTCGTTGCCGAGCAGGATCTCCTCCTTGCGGGTGCCGGACGCGTCGACGTCCACCGCGGGGAAGATGCGCTTGTCGGCGAGCTTCCGGTCGAGCTTGAGCTCCATGTTGCCGGTGCCCTTGAACTCCTCGAAGATCACCTCGTCCATGCGGGACCCGGTGTCCACCAGGGCGGTGGCGAGGATGGTCAGCGAGCCGCCGTCCTCGATGTTGCGGGCCGCACCGAAGAAGCGCTTCGGCGGATACAGGGCGGTCGAGTCGACACCACCGGACAGGATGCGGCCGGAGGCCGGGGCGGCGAGGTTGTACGCACGGCCCAGGCGGGTGATCGAGTCGAGCAGCACGACCACGTCGTGACCCAGCTCCACCAGGCGCTTGGCGCGCTCGATGGCCAGCTCGGCGACCGTGGTGTGGTCCTCGGCCGGGCGGTCGAAGGTCGAGGAGATGACCTCGCCCTTCACCGACCGCTGCATGTCGGTGACCTCTTCCGGACGCTCGTCGACGAGGACGACCATCAGGTGGCACTCGGGGTTGTTGTGGGTGATCGCGTTGGCGACCGCCTGCATGATCATGGTCTTGCCGGTCTTCGGCGGGGCCACGATCAGACCGCGCTGGCCCTTGCCGATCGGCGACACGAGGTCGATGATCCGCGTGGTCAGCACGCCCGGGTCGGTCTCCAGACGGAGCCGGTCCTGCGGGTACAGCGGGGTCAGCTTGTTGAACTCCGGGCGGCCGCGGCCGTGTTCGGGCGCCATGCCGTTGACGGAGTCCAGGCGCACCAGCGCGTTGAACTTCTCGCGCCGCTCGCCTTCCTTGGGCTGGCGGACCGCACCGGTGACGTGGTCGCCCTTGCGCAGGCCGTTCTTGCGGACCTGGGCGAGGGAGACGTACACGTCGTTCGGACCGGGCAGGTAGCCGGAGGTCCGGATGAAGGCGTAGTTGTCGAGGATGTCGAGGATGCCCGCGACGGGGATCAGGACGTCGTCCTCGGCGACCTGCGGCTCGGCCACGTCGTCACGGCCACGGCGGCCACGGCGGTCGCGGTAGCGGCCGCGACGGCCACGGCGGCCGCCTCCGTCGTC from Streptomyces sp. DH-12 carries:
- the prfA gene encoding peptide chain release factor 1; its protein translation is MFEAVEELVAEHADLEKKLADPSVHADQANARKLNKRYAELTPIVATYRSWKQHGDDIETARELGADDPDFAAEVKDLEQRREQLTEKLRLLLVPRDPSDDKDVILEIKAGAGGDESALFAGDLLRMYLRYAERVGWKTEIIDATESELGGYKDVQVAVKSRGQTEPGQGVWARLKYEGGVHRVQRVPATESQGRIHTSAAGVLVTPEAEEVDVEINPNDLRIDVYRSSGPGGQSVNTTDSAVRITHLPTGVVASCQNEKSQLQNKEQALRILRSRLLAMAQEEAEREAADARRSQVRTVDRSEKIRTYNFPENRISDHRVGFKAYNLDQVLDGDLDAVIQACVDADSAAKLAAA
- a CDS encoding trypsin-like serine protease; amino-acid sequence: MSGSGRHRRRIAVVAAGAAAAVGAALLTAPAAQAAPVLPQPTVAPAMESPSQAELTRRVVGAMAADEAARAKDKAPLSSTTKSDSGIDAKIIGGTTTTIASAPWMAQLHYYDEANDFGFFCGGVVVAPTKILTAAHCVKGYDWYSNGAVVTGTAQLPSAGGDLHGGTATGVWRQWHHPAYKDATIDNDIAVLTLPVPVKATPIRMTTAGDTASYAAGTKARVYGWGRTTSTNDEVSDVLKTATLPIQSDATCAGAWGSDYVRGHMVCAGTPATGSDAGTTTACNGDSGGPLVVGNRIVGVVSWGVEDCVAKGAYGVFTKVTTYVGATYPRIDDTDINGDHRADLWARKKSTGVGYSRNSLSSRFAAQEEWGDWRGVNTVLQTDLDRDGYQDLVYRATDGTVYWAHYVISSGTWATKRLSTGWKSVRQIVTPGDVTGDYVPDLLMVDSAGVLWTYPGKGNGTFSARLKTGTGWGGFDVLRGHGDFTGDGRTDLVARVRSTGDLYLYKGTGKAGSGSFTGRTKLATWKSTTYNALVTVGDVSGDGRADLLARTPSGTLYAYRGTGRSTAPFFSARVSMGTGYQQYDVLG
- the rpmE gene encoding 50S ribosomal protein L31 produces the protein MKRDIHPEYVETQVSCTCGASFTTRSTISSGNIRAEVCSECHPFYTGKQKILDTGGRVARFEARFGKAAGSKK
- the rho gene encoding transcription termination factor Rho — protein: MSDTTDLMGARVEETAAAPATDASAPASGAGSRRRRGTGLEGMVLAELQQVASGLGIRGTARMRKSQLIEVIKEAQAAGGGSASGDAPAKAESAETKPKRRATSRARTGDTAEKAEKAGKKAEAKAEQAPADKAAAQQQIEIPGQPSPKASAAEQAGESAPTERRRRRATADAGAPAAATETVTAEAKTETRTEAPAQQQSQQGEGKSDHDGGEGRRRDRGRDRDRGRDRDRRTKGDDQQQSQGGGRQQTQQGGGGGRQDDGYDDDGGGRRGRRGRYRDRRGRRGRDDVAEPQVAEDDVLIPVAGILDILDNYAFIRTSGYLPGPNDVYVSLAQVRKNGLRKGDHVTGAVRQPKEGERREKFNALVRLDSVNGMAPEHGRGRPEFNKLTPLYPQDRLRLETDPGVLTTRIIDLVSPIGKGQRGLIVAPPKTGKTMIMQAVANAITHNNPECHLMVVLVDERPEEVTDMQRSVKGEVISSTFDRPAEDHTTVAELAIERAKRLVELGHDVVVLLDSITRLGRAYNLAAPASGRILSGGVDSTALYPPKRFFGAARNIEDGGSLTILATALVDTGSRMDEVIFEEFKGTGNMELKLDRKLADKRIFPAVDVDASGTRKEEILLGNEELAVVWKLRRVLHALDQQQAIELLLDKMKQTKSNVEFLMQIQKTTPTPGNGD